One Helianthus annuus cultivar XRQ/B chromosome 7, HanXRQr2.0-SUNRISE, whole genome shotgun sequence genomic region harbors:
- the LOC110868013 gene encoding auxin-responsive protein IAA7, producing the protein MKKMMIKEACEDTRLELTLCPPGDGLYSIGTGHATGCPPKILMSKSSNKRVAQPQAVVGWPPVRTSRKNIMTSSNSTKVMSLPLKVTADGSGDKKIENSLYVKINMDGVAIGRKVDLKAYDTYQKLSSAVDELFGGLLAAQGDSSSGTSKKQIDLSAGLLDGTGEYTLVYEDNEGDRILVGDVPWDMFISSAKRLRVLRTSELSVIRQRDN; encoded by the exons atgaagaagatgatgatcaaAGAAGCCTGTGAGGATACAAGGCTAGAACTAACGTTATGTCCTCCAGGAGATGGCTTGTATTCCATTGGTACTGGTCATGCCACCGGTTGTCCACCCAAGATCCTCATGTCAAAAAGCTCAAACAAAAG AGTTGCACAGCCACAGGCAGTGGTGGGGTGGCCACCAGTGAGGACATCAAGGAAGAACATTATGACATCTAGCAACTCCACCAAGGTGATGTCTTTGCCGCTAAAAGTAACAGCAGATGGAAGTGGTGATAAGAAAATCGAAAACAGTTTGTACGTTAAGATTAATATGGATGGAGTTGCTATTGGAAGAAAGGTTGATCTTAAAGCTTATGATACTTACCAAAAACTCTCATCAGCTGTGGATGAGCTCTTTGGAGGATTGTTGGCAG CTCAAGGAGACTCTTCTTCTGGGACATCAAAAAAGCAAATAGATTTATCGGCCGGATTACTGGACGGAACCGGCGAGTACACCTTAGTTTACGAGGATAATGAAGGAGATAGAATCCTTGTTGGTGACGTCCCATGGGA CATGTTTATATCTTCGGCAAAGAGGCTTCGTGTGTTGAGGACTTCTGAATTATCGGTTATTCGTCAGCGGGATAATTAA